ACGAACACCGCAATCGGGCCGGAGAAGGCGATGGCGTTGTACGGACGGATGCCGACCAGACGGGCAATCTCGAACTGACGCAGCATGAAGCCGATCAGGGAGAAGGCGCCGTGCAGGGCCACGAAGGTCCAGAGACCGCCGAGCTGGCACCAGCGCACGAAGTCGCCCTGGGCTTCTGGGCCCCAGAGCAGAAGGAGAGAGTGGCCCATGGCATCAGCCGGGCTGCTCACCGCAGCGGTGAGGAAGTTGCAGCCCTCCAGATAGGAGCTGGCAATGCCGTGGGTGTACCAGGAGGTGACAAAGGTGGTGCCGGTCAGCCAGCCACCCAGTGCCAAATAGGCAGTGGGGAACAGGAGCAGACCCGACCACCCGACAAAAACGAAGCGGTCGCGCTTGAGCCAGTCATCGAGGACGTCGAACCATCCCCGCTGCGGCGCGCGCCCTACAGCGATCGTCATGGGTGGGAAAACCGCGAGCTGTGGGTTACCGGGCGATGGTAACAACGTTCATTCGCGCTGCGAGAGGGGTTTTGACGGGCTGACACGGCACGTCACCATTGCGTTTTTGGGTATATGTGCCTACCGCTCTCTCAGACGGGTGCGTGGGGGAGCGAAGATGGCAAGCCCTCGGTTCCTGCCCTCCATGGCATCGGCCCCCGCCGCCAAGGCTGCCCCGTCCTCTGATCTGCTCGAGCAGGCCGTGGTGGGCTCCCGCCGTCTCTCCAATGTCTTGGTGGCCGCTGTGGTGAGCACCGGGGGCTTGGGCTTCCTCCTGACGAGTGCCTCCAGCTACCTGGGCAAGGATCTGCTCCCGATCGGCCACCCCGCCTCCCTCACCTGGGTGCCCCAGGGTTTAGTCATGGGCCTCTATGGCATCGCAGCGGCGCTGCTCTCTACCTATCTCTGGGCCGTGATCGCCATTGATGTGGGCGCCGGCAGCAACAGCTTCAATAAAAAGAGCGGAAAGCTCACGGTCACCCGCCGCGGCTTCCGGGAGTTGATCAGCGTGACCACCCCACTGAGTGAGATCCAGGCGGTCAAGATCGACGTCCGCGATGGCCTGAATCCCCGTCGTCGCTTGGCCCTGCGTGTTCAAGGTCGCCGTGATCTGCCCTTGACCACGGTTGGTGAGCCCATGCCCCTGGCGGATCTCGAGCGCGGTGGCGCCGAACTGGCTCGCTTCCTTGGCGTTCCCTTGGAAGGGGTCTGAGCCATGGTGCGCTCCCTACTTCTCGCTCTGCTCTTGGTGCTGAGCCCCATGGGGCTGGTGGCCTGCGCGGCTCCCACGACCAGCGCCGATGTCGGCTGCGGCACCTCCGGCGTCCCTTGCTTGCAGGGCAAGGCCCTCGTGGAACTCAAGACCAGCAAGGGCGTCGTTGAACTGAGCCTCGATGGCGCCGAAGCGCCCCTGACGGCGGGCAACTTCGTCGATCTGGTTCGCCGTGGCACCTACGACGGCACCGTCTTCCACCGGGTCGTCAAAGAGCCGATCCCCTTTGTGGTGCAGGGCGGAGACCCCCAGAGCTCCCAGCCGGACACCCCGGTGTCGGCCTTGGGCACTGGCAGCTTCATCGATCCTTCGAGCGGTCAACCGCGTTTCGTCCCGCTGGAGCTGCTCTTTGACGGCGAATCCAGCCCCCGCTACGGCGAGGTCGTGACCAGCCCGACCCAGCAGCAGCGCCTGAAGCTCTCCCACGAGCGGGGTTCCCTGGCGATGGCCCGCTCCAGTGACCCCAATTCAGCGAGTGCGCAGTTCTACATCGCCCTGCGCACCCTGCCGGAACTCGACGGCCGGTATGCGGTCTTTGGCCGCGTGACCAAGGGGATGGACGTCGTCGATCAGATCAACCAGGGGGACAAGTTGATCAGCGCCAGAGTCCTTGAAGGGGGAACGCTGGTGCGGGACCCCAATTAGGCCGGGACCCGCTTGTCCAGGCTGGTGACCTTCAGATAGGCCGTATTCACTCCGGAGGCGCGCTCCAGAGCGATGCGGCCCGTGCGGGCGATTTCCATAATCCCGTAGCCCTCGAGCACGTTTGTGATCGCGACGAGCTTGCCGGGGTCGCCCACGACCTCGATGACGAGGGCGCTGTCGGCGACGTCGACGACCTTGGCGCGGAAGACCTGGACGAGATCCAGGATTGCTGCACGGTTCTCGGGGGGTGCCGAGACCTTGATCAGCATCAGTTCCCGCTCCACCGAAGGAATCGGCGTGAGGTCGGTCACCGCCAGGACGTTCACCAGCTTGTCGAGCTGTTTGGTGAGCTGCTCCAGGGTTTGCGCGTCACCGTCCACCACCATGGTGAGCCGAGATTTGCCGCGGTTCTCGGCGGGGCCGACCGCGAGGCTTTCGATGTTGAAGCCGCGACGGGCAAATAGACCAGCGATGCGGCTGAGTGCACCGGATTCGTCTTCCACCAGCACCGAGAGGGTGTGCTTCATGCCCAGGGCTGTTCGTGTGGCTGACCGCTACCCAAGTTACGTGCCAGCCAGGTGATCACCACGCTGTTGAACAACTCCGGCCGCTCGTCATGGGGGCAGTGGCCCAGCTCCTGAAGCAGTTCCAGCTGCAAATCGCCCTTGTGGGGGTGCAGTTGCCGGCTGATCTGGGGCGGGACCAGGCGGTCCTGGCTGCCCCACAGCACCAGGAGCGGCTGCTGCATGCGCTGCAGCAGGCGCGCGGCGGTCGCCTCCCGGGGCCTGAGGGCCATGCCGATGCTCATCGCCCGTAAGGCCTGGGCCGCCTGGGGGCGCAGGGCGGGCCGAGCGATCAGGCGCCGCAGTTCGCCATCGACCGCCCCCTGGTCCTGATAGGCGCTGCGCAATCCCAGATCCAGCAGCGGCGTGCGGGCGA
This DNA window, taken from Synechococcus sp. LTW-R, encodes the following:
- a CDS encoding photosystem I assembly protein Ycf4 — its product is MASAPAAKAAPSSDLLEQAVVGSRRLSNVLVAAVVSTGGLGFLLTSASSYLGKDLLPIGHPASLTWVPQGLVMGLYGIAAALLSTYLWAVIAIDVGAGSNSFNKKSGKLTVTRRGFRELISVTTPLSEIQAVKIDVRDGLNPRRRLALRVQGRRDLPLTTVGEPMPLADLERGGAELARFLGVPLEGV
- a CDS encoding peptidylprolyl isomerase, whose translation is MVRSLLLALLLVLSPMGLVACAAPTTSADVGCGTSGVPCLQGKALVELKTSKGVVELSLDGAEAPLTAGNFVDLVRRGTYDGTVFHRVVKEPIPFVVQGGDPQSSQPDTPVSALGTGSFIDPSSGQPRFVPLELLFDGESSPRYGEVVTSPTQQQRLKLSHERGSLAMARSSDPNSASAQFYIALRTLPELDGRYAVFGRVTKGMDVVDQINQGDKLISARVLEGGTLVRDPN
- the ilvN gene encoding acetolactate synthase small subunit, yielding MKHTLSVLVEDESGALSRIAGLFARRGFNIESLAVGPAENRGKSRLTMVVDGDAQTLEQLTKQLDKLVNVLAVTDLTPIPSVERELMLIKVSAPPENRAAILDLVQVFRAKVVDVADSALVIEVVGDPGKLVAITNVLEGYGIMEIARTGRIALERASGVNTAYLKVTSLDKRVPA